Below is a genomic region from Corallococcus macrosporus.
CACGGCCCGGTAATCAATAGAATGCACAGGAGGCGAGCCGGAACCGGGTCTGGACCACGGTCGGTTCTCCCGCCGGCTCGCTGTAGAGCAACGCCTCCACCGTGTATTCCCCCGGCGGCAACGGTTGGTCCTCCCGGCCCTTGAGCTCGAGCCGGGAGCGCAGGGTCTGGGCCTGCACGACCTGCTCCTGATCAAACGACTGCCGGCTCACCACCCACCCTTCCCCGTTCCGGATCATGAGTCCGGCCACGCGCAGCCCCTCCGGACGCTCCGGTCCGGAGGGGAACCGCACCTCCAGGGTGGTCTCGATGACCGACAGACTTCCACTGGCGACGCGCGTCCCCTTGTCCTCCTGGGGAGGAAAGGCAATCAGGGTCCGATCCAGGCGGAGGACCGCGAGGATGCGATTGTCCACGCGTGCCTGCGAGAAGGCCTGAAGCCCCGACCCCAGCTGCCGCGGCCCCGGGCAACAGCCCGACACGCCCTGGACGAGCACGCCCAGCGTGGCAATCCCCGCGAGAGTCCATCTGCGTCTCATGACCGGGAGCCTACGCCGCGCACCGGCTCGATGCTCGGGAGAGAGAGCCCTTACGGCAGTCGCCGTGCCTCGCCCAGCCAGCGACGGACTTCGTCCAGATACTCGCGAGGCAGCGCGTGTCCGCTGTCGAAGGTCCGGCGCGTCTTGCGCTTGGAGGGCGCGGCGTCGAACAGCTTCTGGTTGTCCTCCTCGGTGGAGAAGGGATCGCGGTTCGCCGTCAGCAGCAGCCAATCCTGATGGATCTTGCCCATCCGGTTCACCGGCGCGGCGTCGCCCAGCACGGGGTCGACATGGGGCGGCACCATCGTCACCAGGTGGGTGACGCGAGGCTCGCGAGAGGCCAGCAGCAGGCCCACCTGGGCGCCCATGCTGTAGCCGGCGACGAGCACTCGCGGCGGCTTCTTGCCGTTGGCGAGCACCTTCGTGAGGAGCACCTGCGCGTCCTTCACGGTGTCGACAATCATCGCCTGATAGGGACCGGGCTCACCGGCGTGTGCCTTTTTCGCGAGGGCTCCAGGCTTCGCATCCGGGGTCGCGCGTGCGCCGTGCCGCCTCGCGTCCATGAGGTAGACCCGGTAGCCCGCGCTCCGCAGTTGCTCCGTCAGGACGCCGCCGAACGTCGGCTCCTCGTCGGAGAGCCAGTCGTCTTTACTCCGGGTGAGGCCATGCAGCAGGACGGCCACGGGCGGATTCGTCCCCTTTCCTTCCGGCTCCAGCACCCACGCGGGAATGGGCGACCCATCCTCCGCGTGGACCTCCAGCGGGACCGCGGGGCTCGCGGCCACGGAGGTGGCGAGCAACATCAACAACAGCGAACGCTTCAGCATGGATGCCTCCATCGAAAGAGGCCCTGGACGATGAGGGAGCGAGCGTCAGCCGGGCGTCACCCGCCAGCTGACCTTCAACTGACGTGCCTGCGGGTAGCATCCGGGTCACTCCCATGCGTGTGCTCGTCATCGAGGACAACAGAGACCTCCAGGCCAACATCGCGCGGTTCCTGGAGCCGGACTTCCAACTGGACTTCGCGGGCACCGGCCCCGAGGGACTCGCGCTCGCGCTGGCGCACCCGTACGACGTCATCGTGCTGGACCTGATGTTGCCCGGCATGAGCGGCATCGAGGTGTGTCAGCGCTACCGGCAGGTCGCGCCCCGGCTCGTCCCCATCCTGATGCTGACCGCCAGGGACACGCTCGAGGACAAGGAAGAGGGCTTCCAAGCGGGAGCGGATGACTACCTCGTCAAACCGTTCTCGCTCCGGGAGCTGCGCTGGCGCCTGGAGGCCCTGGCGCGCCGGCCCGTCCCTCCGAGCGGGCGAACGCTGACGTGGGGCGGGCTCACGCTGGAGCCGGAGAGCGGACAGGCGCGCTGGGGTGGACGCACCGTCCGGCTCAACCGCACCGAGGCACTCCTCCTGCGGTGGTTGATGGAGGCCGCCCCCGAAGCCGTCCCCGCGGCGACGCTGGCTCAGCGGCTCTGGGGAGATGAAGCCCCCGAGTCCAGCGCGCTGCGCACCCACGTCTATGCCCTGCGCAAGGCGCTGGCCGAGCTGGGGCTCGACGATGCCATCACCACCCGCCGCAACGAGGGGTACCGCCTGGATGCGCGCTAGGACGCGTTCGGTGCGCGCCATGCTCCGGCGCGCCATGGGGCTGTCCGCCACGTTCGCGCTGGTGATGATGGGCGGGTTCTTCACGCTCTTCAGCTACGACCTCGAGGACGTCATCTTCAGCCGCATCGTGGCCGCGGAAGCAGACCGGCCCGAGCCAGGCCACTTCCCCGGAGTCACCCGGTATGACGGGCACTCCGCGCTGCCGCCCTGGCTCGCGGAGCGGCTGCGTCCTGGCGCGCCTCCTGGCGAGTACGAAGTGGCCGCGGGAAGCCACGGACACTTCCACGTCGCGGTGCGCCCCGGCGCGGATGGAAGCCAGCGGTACTTCGCGTTCGACGTGACACGCCTGACGAGCACGACGGACAACCTGAAGCGGACGGCGGGGCTGCTCCTCACCAGTGCCCTCCTGGCCATGCTGGCCGCGGTGCTGCTCGCGCGCCTCATGGCCCGCCGGCTCGGCCGCCCTCTGGAGCGGATGGTGGAGTGGACCCAGGCGGAAGGCGCAGCACCTCCAGAGGATGACGGCGGAGTGGCGGAGGTCCGGGCACTGCTGGACGCGCTGCGCGCACGCGACGCGCGCATCCAGGAGCAGTTGGAGCGTGAGCGGCGGTTCAACCGCGACGCAAGTCACGAGCTGCGCACGCCGCTGGCCGTGGCACAGGGGGCGGTGGAGATCCTGGAGCTCGACCCACCGCGAGACGCGGAGACCTTCGACCGGCTGCGCCGGGCCGTGAGCCAGATGGGCCTGTTGACAGAGGGCATCCTCTGGCTGGCCCGGGAGCGCCGCACGGAGGAGCGCTGCGACCTGCACCGCGTCTCCAGGGAACTGCTCGCGCTCTATGGGCACCTCCGGCGAAGCGACGGCATCGAGCTCACCATCGAATCCACTGGAGAGGTCCACGCACCCATCCCTGCGTCCGTCGCCAGGGTGATGATGGGCAACCTCCTCAAGAACGCGCTCGCCTACACAGACGCGGGGCGCATCGTCATCACCCTCGAACCTTCTGCGTGGACCCTCTCCGACACAGGGGTCGGCTTCGGCCGCGCAGAGCCAGGGAGCGAGAGCCACGGCATAGGACTGTCGCTGGTGGAACGGCTGGCCCGGCACTTCGGGTGGACGCTGACCATTGATGCTTTGGATCCCCGAGGCACCCGCGTGCGGCTGAGCTGGCGCGCCTAGCGGAAGGGAGACGATGTTGGCTTGCCAGCTTTGGCTGTGCTGTCATTGGCTGTCATGAAAGCCGCTTTCTCCCGCTGCCGCACCGCGAGCGTAGCTACGCTCCTCATCCTCGGCGGATGCGGGTCTGCGACCATCGGCGGTGGAGGAAGCCCTGCACGCTCGAAGTGGGTCGGCTCCATCGTCAGCACTCCGGACGGTGGCCAACTCAGGACGACCATCTACTACGGGCCCTGGCAGTGCAGCACCGCGTTCATTGCCCGCTGCGAGTCGAAGTGCGCCGCGCAGGGTCACGCACTGATGGGTTGCATGTGGCTCGCCGACATCAAGGGTGACTGGCAGGGCCGATTCCTCCTCATGCCCGCGCAGGCCGGTGGCCGCTTCGCCATCACCCACTGCTGCTGCGACTACCCCAAGGTGGCGGACCTGAAGTGGCGTCGGGATACCTGGAAGAACTCGCGGACCGCATTCCGCGACGAATGGGCTCGCGAGTTCGGCGGCTGGCCCACAACGAACGGCGCCAACTGGCAGGGACACCACATCTTCGACCTGGGGCACGGTGGGGCACCGCTGGCCAGGGACAACGTCATCCCCGCGCCCGACGACGTGCACGGCGTCTTCAACCGCGAGTATCCTGCCTGCTACGCGCCAGGTGGCCAGTGGCTGAAACCTGGTCCCGACCGGCCCTACGTGGACTGACGGCCATGAACATGGACCCACTCCTCGCCGAAGTCTCCCGACTCCACTTCCCCAACGCACCCGCGACGTCCACGCAACTGGCTGCCTTCGAGAAGCGCATGGGCTGGAGGCTGGACGATGACCTGCGCGCCTTTTACCTGCACTGCGACGGATGCACGCTCTTCAAGCCCCGGGCTGATGCCCTCTACCGCGTCTTGCCGCTCGCGGAGATCCGCCGAGCACGTCTGGCCATCCGGGCCAGCGACGCGGACCAGGATGGGGCGCCGTCCGTCTTCACGCTGGTGGACATGCAGGACTCCGACTACGTCGTCCTCGACGCTACCCAGCGCGAGTCGGCCCACTATCCACTGTTCGACGCCTTCCATGAGACGTTTCCCGAGGTGGAGCGCATTGCCTCCAGCTTCGCGGAGTTCCTGGAAAGGGCGCTGCGCAGCAGCAACCGCGCATTCTGGTTGAGCAGCGAAGCTTGAAGCAGCAATAGGCCTGTGCTGGCCCGGCGTTCGATATGGCTGCGGCGGGGTTGCGTTTCACCTTCATCGTGGAACGGGATGAAGGGAATCACGCAATGCGCTCGACCTGGCTCGTGGGATGGATGGCTTTGTTCTTCGTGGTGGGCTGTGCAGGCCACAGGAGCCTGGAGACGCCGGACCACGAGGCCATCTACGACGCGCCGCTCGAAGAGATGTGGCCGTCGGTGCGCGAGTACTTCAAGGCCGCGAACCTGAGCTACCGCGAGGACAAGGACAGCCGCGTGCTGGAGACCGAGTGGAAGGAGGAATTCGGTGGCTCGAAGATCTCGGGCTACTGGCACCGATACATGGTCATCGGCAAGCGGGAGACTCCCACGACGAGCAAGCTGTGGGTCATCCGCATCACCAAGACCGTGAACAAGGCCCTCATCCAGCCCGGCAGGCAGATCGACTGGGGCGTGCGCCGCGACCTGTTCGGACCGCCCCCTGACGGCATCCCCCTGAGCGCGGAAGACGACGAGGATCGGCTCAGTTTCCCGCGCGGGGAGAATGCCTTCTACGTGGACTCCGCCCAGGGCACGCGCGACATGAACATGGAGTGGAAGGTCTTCCGCGGCGTCGCGCCCCGGCTGGCGAAGAAGCAGGAAGCAGCGCCTGCGCAGCAGGTGGCCAGGGCGCCCGAAGCGAAGGACGCACCGGCCTTCACCGAGTGCGGCCAGGCCATCATCGGCCTGAAGAAGCAGGTGCAGCCGGGCGGAGTGATGCTGCTGGGCGAGCTGCACGGCACGCAGGAAGTGCCGCGCTTCATCGCGCAGTCCGTCTGCCAGATCGTCACGTCGGGCATACCGGTGTCCGTGGGACTGGAGCTGCCCGTGGAGAACGAGGAGCGCGTGGAGCACTTCCTCCAGAGCCATGGCGAGGATGCGGACTGGCTCAAGCTGATGGAGGCCCCCTTCTGGCGCAGCCCCTATCCGGACGGCCGTAGCAGCGAAGCGGTGGCGAACATGCTGGAGCAACTGCGCCAGCTGCGAGCGCAGGGCCTGGACGTGTCGGTGTTCGTCTACGACCACCCGAAGCTCACGGGTCAGAAGCGAGAGGACGCGCTCGCGGCCACGGTGCTCTCGCACGTGAAGGCGGAGCCCGCGCGCTATCACCTGGTGGTGAGCGGCAACATCCACTCGCGCACCGCACGGGGCCTGCCCTGGGACAAGGACTACCAGCCGATGGGCCGCGTCCTGAAGACGCAGCTCAAGGACGTGGTGACGCTGGACATGGCCTACGACAGCGGCTCGGCGTGGATCTGCGCGGCGGACCCGGTGGGCAACAAGCTGGACTGCGGCGTGAAGGCGACGAAGGGCCATGACAACGGCGACCGCTTCTTCGTGCACCTCTGGGATTCGGCCAACGCGGAAGGCTACCAGGGGGTGTTCTACGTGGGGCGCGTGAGCGCGTCGGAGCCGGCCATCCAGAAAGGCCTGGGCCGGGTGCGGTGACGAGGCCTGCACCGTCCATCCGCGCACGACGTAGGATGCGCGCATGATCAAGGTCTACGGCTTCTCCCGAGTGAACAAGATGGCCCACGGCAAGACCCGCGACCTGCGCGTGCTATGGGCGCTGGAGGAGATGGGTCTGCCGTACGAAATCGTGGGGATGGATCATCCCGAGCACGACCTCGATACGCCGGCGTATCGCGCGCTCAATCCCTTCGGACAGATTCCGGCGATCGACGACGACGGCGTGGTCGTCACCGAGTCTGGCGCGATCCTGCTCTACCTCGCGCGCAAGAGCGGCAAGCTGATGCCGCATGACCTCGCCGGCGAAGCGCAGGTGCTGCGCTGGTGCGTCGCGGCGCTGAACACGATTGAAGTTCCCATCCTGACCGCGTGGTTCGTCGACCTGTACGGCGGCAAGGGCACCCAGGCGAGCGAGGCGCTTCACCAGTGGGGGGACATGCGCCTGAAGCAGCTCGACGGCTGGCTCGCGGGCAGGGAGTTCATCGCGACCCACGAGTTCACCGTCGCGGACCTCTTGATGACGCATGTCCTGGGCGCCGGCATCGACGAGAGTGTCGTCAAGGACCATCCCAACGTGCTCGCCTTCCAGAAGCGCTGCATCGCGCGCCCTGCCTGGAAGAAGGCGTTCGACGCCTACGTCGACCGCGTCGAACCGGCCTGAGCGCGGGGCGCCGCAGACTCAGCGTGCGCCCCATCTTCGCCCCCTCCCTCTTCTAGGGGATTGCGTCAGGCATGGCGACGGCGCTGTAGTCCGGCCCCTTCATGACGGTTCGAAAAGACGCCAACCGCCTCGCGCTGCGCACGGCACGCAGTATCGTCGACGCGGCAGCGGATCTGCGGTTCGAAGTCGAGGGCAATGCCATCGACATCCAGATCGAGCGCCTGCCCCCTCCGCCCTTCCCAACGCTGAGTGCAGAGGGGCAAGAGGTGCTGGATGCGTCCACCGACGGCCCCTGGCCGGGCGCGGTCCAGGTCAAGTGCTCCTGGAAGGAAGGTTCGCGAACGCTCCTCGTCCAGGCGGACTACTCACGGCCCGCCAACGAGCATCACCACTATGTCGCGATCCGGGTCAGTCTCATGGAGCGGACAAGGGACCTTGTCTGGCTCAACCTGTGCAGCCGATTCCTCGAAGCGGAGGACGGCGAGGAGCTTGCCTTCGTCGCGAGCGCCACCATCTACAAGCGCAAGGAATACGT
It encodes:
- a CDS encoding glutathione S-transferase family protein; the protein is MIKVYGFSRVNKMAHGKTRDLRVLWALEEMGLPYEIVGMDHPEHDLDTPAYRALNPFGQIPAIDDDGVVVTESGAILLYLARKSGKLMPHDLAGEAQVLRWCVAALNTIEVPILTAWFVDLYGGKGTQASEALHQWGDMRLKQLDGWLAGREFIATHEFTVADLLMTHVLGAGIDESVVKDHPNVLAFQKRCIARPAWKKAFDAYVDRVEPA
- a CDS encoding SMI1/KNR4 family protein, translating into MNMDPLLAEVSRLHFPNAPATSTQLAAFEKRMGWRLDDDLRAFYLHCDGCTLFKPRADALYRVLPLAEIRRARLAIRASDADQDGAPSVFTLVDMQDSDYVVLDATQRESAHYPLFDAFHETFPEVERIASSFAEFLERALRSSNRAFWLSSEA
- a CDS encoding sensor histidine kinase, translating into MLRRAMGLSATFALVMMGGFFTLFSYDLEDVIFSRIVAAEADRPEPGHFPGVTRYDGHSALPPWLAERLRPGAPPGEYEVAAGSHGHFHVAVRPGADGSQRYFAFDVTRLTSTTDNLKRTAGLLLTSALLAMLAAVLLARLMARRLGRPLERMVEWTQAEGAAPPEDDGGVAEVRALLDALRARDARIQEQLERERRFNRDASHELRTPLAVAQGAVEILELDPPRDAETFDRLRRAVSQMGLLTEGILWLARERRTEERCDLHRVSRELLALYGHLRRSDGIELTIESTGEVHAPIPASVARVMMGNLLKNALAYTDAGRIVITLEPSAWTLSDTGVGFGRAEPGSESHGIGLSLVERLARHFGWTLTIDALDPRGTRVRLSWRA
- a CDS encoding alpha/beta hydrolase, encoding MLKRSLLLMLLATSVAASPAVPLEVHAEDGSPIPAWVLEPEGKGTNPPVAVLLHGLTRSKDDWLSDEEPTFGGVLTEQLRSAGYRVYLMDARRHGARATPDAKPGALAKKAHAGEPGPYQAMIVDTVKDAQVLLTKVLANGKKPPRVLVAGYSMGAQVGLLLASREPRVTHLVTMVPPHVDPVLGDAAPVNRMGKIHQDWLLLTANRDPFSTEEDNQKLFDAAPSKRKTRRTFDSGHALPREYLDEVRRWLGEARRLP
- a CDS encoding response regulator transcription factor is translated as MRVLVIEDNRDLQANIARFLEPDFQLDFAGTGPEGLALALAHPYDVIVLDLMLPGMSGIEVCQRYRQVAPRLVPILMLTARDTLEDKEEGFQAGADDYLVKPFSLRELRWRLEALARRPVPPSGRTLTWGGLTLEPESGQARWGGRTVRLNRTEALLLRWLMEAAPEAVPAATLAQRLWGDEAPESSALRTHVYALRKALAELGLDDAITTRRNEGYRLDAR